The sequence CAAATTTACCCGCTGGCTTGAGCGCGAATACGGGCGGCTTTATTTAAATCCGCTTGCCTCAGCTGTCGATCTTGGTTGCGGCAACGGGCGCAATTTGATCTATTTGTCTGAGAATTTTGGCCTGCGAGGAATAGGTTTTGATATTTCTCGTGAAGCTATCTTGCAGGCCAAGAGTTTGAGTGGGGGTCCAGGATCCAAGCAAAGGTTGCCCCTTGAATATCATGTCGACTCTATTGCTCACTCTCCTACCGATCCTTTCCCGGTGGAAGACGGCAGTCAGACTTTCGTGCTGGACATGACGGCCTCCCATTTTTTAAAAAGAGAAGAGCGAAAAGCCTTGCGCGCCGAGATCAGCCGCATGCTCAAGCCGGGCGGCTGGCTTTTTTTTAAAACGTTTTTACTGGACGAAGATCTCAACGCGGAGCGTTTGCTTCGTGATCACCCCGCCGAGGAGTCTGGCTCATATATTCACCCTCAGATCGGCGTGTCCGAACATGTCTTTACAGAAAAAGAAATCATCCAGGATTTTGAGGAGTCTGGCCAATTTACTATTCACAAAATAACCAAATCTCATCGGCATTTAGAAAATGGCCGGGCCGGCAAAAGACGCAGTCTTTCTGTCTATGTTCAAAAAATGCTCTAAAAACTAAATTTCAATTTTTGAAAATGAAATTGCGCCAATCACCACAAAAATCAAGGTGACCACCGTCAAAACTGACAGATCCGTGAAGAGAGACATGGAGCCAATATTGGTCAGGCTTTGGCGAATCCCGTCTATTCCATAAAAGAGAGGGTTGAGCTTAATAATGCTAGAAAGGACTCCAGGCAGCTGATCAACTGGAAAAATGGAGCCCGAAAGGAAAAAGATAGGCATGACGACAAAGTTCATGATGAGCTGAAAGCCCTGCATGTCCTCCAAAAAACTGGCGATAGCCGTACCGAGAGCCGTAAAAAGCAACGCTATCAAAAACATAAAAAGGAAAACCATTGGCAGGAGCAAAAAGTTTTCAATCTTGAAGCCAAACAAAACGGCCAGCAGAAAAACTATCACGCCCTGAATGACGGCCACCGTGGCCCCGCCGAGTGTGCGGCCGATCATGATATTGAAACGAGAAACTGGGGCAGCCAGGGTTTCTTTCAAAAAACCAAACTGCTTGTCCCAAATGATTTCTATGCCAGAAAAGACGGCTGTAAACAAAATGCCCATGGCCACTATACCAGGGGCCAAAAATTCCATATAGTTGCCACCTCCCGCTTTGGCAAAAACCGGACCAAAACCGAAACCAAAAGCCAAGAGGAAAAGAATGGGCTGGCCCAAGGAGCCGACAATTCTCGCTTTTGAGCGAAAATATCTTTTTAATTGGCGGAGCCATAATATGTATATAGTGTGCATAAAATTTTAGCTAAATTTACTTTCAACCTACCGTCTAAAAAGTCTGGCGTGAGCCTTAAAATCATCTT is a genomic window of Candidatus Paceibacterota bacterium containing:
- a CDS encoding ABC transporter permease produces the protein MHTIYILWLRQLKRYFRSKARIVGSLGQPILFLLAFGFGFGPVFAKAGGGNYMEFLAPGIVAMGILFTAVFSGIEIIWDKQFGFLKETLAAPVSRFNIMIGRTLGGATVAVIQGVIVFLLAVLFGFKIENFLLLPMVFLFMFLIALLFTALGTAIASFLEDMQGFQLIMNFVVMPIFFLSGSIFPVDQLPGVLSSIIKLNPLFYGIDGIRQSLTNIGSMSLFTDLSVLTVVTLIFVVIGAISFSKIEI
- a CDS encoding class I SAM-dependent methyltransferase, producing the protein MKNQWKKSKNRQENATKPTRGRGSGQEFWNKEYKGAGKRSPQQKAHLALSNTPSGDLVKFTRWLEREYGRLYLNPLASAVDLGCGNGRNLIYLSENFGLRGIGFDISREAILQAKSLSGGPGSKQRLPLEYHVDSIAHSPTDPFPVEDGSQTFVLDMTASHFLKREERKALRAEISRMLKPGGWLFFKTFLLDEDLNAERLLRDHPAEESGSYIHPQIGVSEHVFTEKEIIQDFEESGQFTIHKITKSHRHLENGRAGKRRSLSVYVQKML